Proteins found in one Aspergillus puulaauensis MK2 DNA, chromosome 8, nearly complete sequence genomic segment:
- a CDS encoding uncharacterized protein (SECRETED:SignalP(1-18);~TransMembrane:1 (n3-13c18/19o163-186i)) → MQLLLLFLSVFGVSLCSAQNVNFFIVPGSRPAQLNSGNKTSDYPIYRQHASTQLSWNTNWTKVSLVLYQNENSSAIPLFEDRENGPKKYSFDMNPDVNLTWNDVFFLTLWNENQQTEGGPRYFSSSYFRINASDSSSSSPGGGNNNNNNSKSSNSGLSPAAKIGIGVGVGVGAPLLILAGAAVFYLRRRRSKPTAAQTQQQGLEDSAGSGAGGYSNKLPPISEVSGDAAYKAELPDESTTPCRAELPDGSTTPSKQTEPSEVDPTNVGVGVQSRFIELPGN, encoded by the exons atgcagctcctcctcctattcctctccgtcttcggcgTCAGTCTCTGCTCTGCCCAGAACGTAaacttcttcatcgtcccCGGGTCTCGGCCAGCCCAGCTTAATAGCGGAAACAAAACATCAGATTACCCCATCTATAGACAACATGCTAGCACCCAGCTCAGTTGGAATACCAATTGGACTAAAGTCAGCCTGGTCCTGTACCAAAATGAAAACTCATCTGCAATCCCTCTTTTCG AAGATAGGGAAAACGGCCCAAAAAAATACTCGTTCGACATGAACCCAGACGTCAACCTCACCTGGAACgacgtcttcttcctcactctGTGGAACGAAAACCAGCAGACAGAAGGCGGGCCCCGCTACTTCTCAAGCTCCTATTTCCGCATCAACGCATCAgactcctcatcctcctctccagGCGGGGgcaacaataacaacaacaactccAAAAGCTCAAACTCCGGTCTCTCACCCGCCGCTAAAATTGGAATCGGCGTCGGCGTAGGTGTCGGTGCccctctcctcatcctcgccggtGCTGCAGTATTctacctccgccgccgccgctcaaAACCCACAGCTGCCCAAACACAGCAGCAAGGACTCGAGGACAgtgctggctctggcgctggcgggTATTCCAATAAGCTTCCACCAATATCAGAAGTCAGCGGTGACGCGGCGTACAAGGCAGAATTGCCAGACGAGTCCACCACGCCGTGTAGAGCGGAGCTACCAGATGGGTCGACAACGCCGTCGAAGCAGACCGAACCGAGCGAGGTAGATCCGACGaatgttggtgttggcgtcCAGTCTCGGTTTATAGAGTTGCCTGGAAATTAG
- a CDS encoding glycosyltransferase family 31 protein (COG:S;~EggNog:ENOG410PRBH;~TransMembrane:1 (i16-36o)), which produces MGLSDTCLNLKPRRTVWVALAAVCLACTSLLLFYQYEGIPFTSDQVPVTPVVEASNKTGSSTITQHNPSNAVQSDRRCQAFADPGNIVFVIKTGATEVYEKLPTQLLTTLGCVQDFLLFSDLEERIGPYHIRDTLSDFNETLKETLPDFELYREQLEYRRTNQDMADLKGDKAWKLDKYKFLHLVEKAWLERPGRDWYFFFETDTYIVWTNLVLWMKRISPPKEPLYFGFIQYFMNDAFAHGGSGIVISGQLLEKLIGDHAGLANKYDDVFTSNCCGDSVLANTIRQELDLGVQNMYPQINGEKPSTLGFGPSQWCQPVVTMHHLHPRERTAIFDFEQARQDLTEPLTFAELSYLPFPENNTRDYEEDWDNHSNIPIKFAGALTSSLETCRQACTDTPRCFQWRYNSDGDCEISTEAFLIGGSKKPEGNGKRWYSGWRVDEIQKWRDANPCKEVKWVEPH; this is translated from the exons ATGGGCCTGTCAGACACGTGTCTGAATCTTAAACCCCGGAGGACCGTGTGGGTGGCGCTGGCCGCCGTCTGCCTGGCCTGCACttcgctgctgctcttctACCAGTACGAGGGCATCCCGTTTACGTCAGATCAGGTGCCAGTGACTCCGGTCGTGGAAGCAAGCAATAAAACCGGCAGCAGTACTATCACGCAGCACAACCCCAGCAATGCAGTGCAGAGCGACCGCCGCTGCCAGGCCTTCGCGGACCCCGGAAACATCGTCTTTGTGATCAAGACGGGCGCGACCGAAGTTTACGAGAAACTCCCCACCCAGTTGCTCACCACTCTTGGCTGCGTCCAggatttcctcctcttctccgaCCTCGAGGAACGAATCGGGCCATACCATATCCGCGACACCCTCTCCGATTTCAATGAGACTCTCAAGGAAACACTGCCGGACTTTGAGCTGTACCGGGAACAGCTGGAGTACCGCCGCACGAACCAGGACATGGCCGACCTGAAGGGTGACAAGGCATGGAAGTTGGACAAGTACAAATTCCTGCATCTGGTCGAGAAGGCCTGGCTGGAGCGCCCAGGCCGGGATTGGTACTTTTTCTTCGAGACCGATACATACATTGTCTGGACGAACCTGGTCCTCTGGATGAAGCGCATCTCGCCGCCGAAAGAACCCCTGTACTTTGGCTTCATCCAATACTTCATGAACGACGCGTTTGCGCACGGTGGAAGTGGCATTGTTATCTCAGGACAGCTTCTCGAGAAATTAATCGGAGACCACGCCGGACTCGCGAATAAATATGACGATGTCTTCACCAGCAACTGCTGCGGTGACTCTGTCCTGGCAAACACCATCCGCCAGGAATTAGACCTGGGCGTGCAAAACATGTATCCGCAGATTAACGGAGAGAAGCCCTCTACTCTTGGGTTTGGTCCCTCGCAATGGTGCCAACCGGTTGTGACGAtgcaccatctccatccgcgAGAGCGAACTGCTATTTTCGATTTCGAACAAGCTAGGCAGGACCTAACC GAGCCCCTCACCTTCGCCGAACTCTCCTACCTACCCTTCCCCGAAAACAACACCCGCGATTACGAAGAAGACTGGGATAACCATTCCAACATCCCCATCAAATTCGCCGGCGCACTGACATCATCACTCGAAACCTGCCGTCAAGCCTGCACCGACACCCCGCGGTGCTTCCAATGGCGATACAACTCAGACGGAGACTGCGAGATCTCGACCGAAGCGTTCCTCATCGGCGGGTCGAAGAAGCCAGAGGGTAACGGGAAGCGCTGGTACTCCGGGTGGAGGGTCGATGAAATCCAGAAATGGCGAGACGCGAATCCTTGCAAGGAAGTGAAGTGGGTTGAGCCTCATTGA